In one Butyrivibrio proteoclasticus B316 genomic region, the following are encoded:
- a CDS encoding Flp1 family type IVb pilin: MKELQNKARSIGNRITGGIKAFWNDEAGMGTVEVILIIVVLIGLVIVFKKQISGIVEDVFKTIREETREITN; the protein is encoded by the coding sequence ATGAAGGAATTACAGAATAAAGCAAGAAGTATTGGAAACAGGATCACAGGAGGTATCAAGGCATTCTGGAATGATGAAGCCGGAATGGGAACTGTAGAGGTTATTCTGATAATCGTAGTATTGATCGGACTTGTAATTGTATTTAAGAAGCAGATTTCAGGAATTGTAGAAGATGTCTTTAAGACCATCAGGGAAGAAACTCGTGAAATCACAAATTAA
- a CDS encoding CpaF family protein — protein sequence MDQKLESLKRSLRQEIISSIDYSRDISDEEMYGLVDQRLSERLRHLAVSVEDRKRLRMQIFNSIRKLDVLQQLVDDPQVTEIMVNGTDNIFIEKNGSLSRFNGKFESGEKLEDVIQQIVASCNRVVNQSQPIVDARLSNGSRVNIVLDPVALNGPIITIRRFPDKPIDIERLISLGSISPYLCEYLGILVKSGYNIFISGGTGSGKTTFLNALSDFIPKDLRVLTIEDSAELQIMGVPNLVRLEARNANVEGCAPITIRDLIKSSLRMRPDWVIVGEVRGGECVDMLQAMNTGHMSMSTGHANSAYDMLYRLETMSLMGMGELPLTAVRGQIAAGIDIIVHLGRLRDRSRKVLEISEVEKELDGAGRIRLNPLFRFVESNNNSNEKVKGEWRKLGEIKNTEKLVAAGFELPSS from the coding sequence ATGGATCAGAAGCTTGAGAGCCTGAAAAGAAGCCTTCGGCAGGAGATTATAAGCTCTATTGACTATTCCAGAGACATTTCCGACGAAGAAATGTATGGACTTGTAGATCAGAGACTATCCGAAAGATTACGCCATCTGGCTGTTTCTGTTGAGGACAGAAAGCGCCTTAGAATGCAGATTTTCAATTCCATAAGGAAACTTGATGTTTTGCAGCAACTGGTGGATGATCCGCAAGTCACGGAAATCATGGTCAATGGTACTGACAATATCTTTATTGAGAAAAACGGATCTCTATCAAGATTTAACGGAAAGTTTGAGTCAGGAGAAAAACTTGAAGATGTTATCCAGCAGATAGTTGCCTCTTGCAACAGAGTTGTCAATCAGTCTCAGCCCATAGTTGATGCAAGATTATCAAACGGTAGCCGCGTAAACATTGTGCTGGATCCGGTAGCCCTTAATGGACCAATCATAACAATAAGACGATTTCCGGATAAGCCTATAGATATTGAGAGACTTATATCTTTAGGATCAATATCACCATATTTGTGCGAATACCTGGGCATTCTTGTAAAGTCAGGTTACAACATCTTTATTTCAGGTGGTACAGGCTCAGGCAAGACCACCTTTCTAAATGCATTGTCGGATTTTATCCCCAAGGATTTAAGAGTGTTGACAATAGAAGATTCTGCGGAGCTACAGATAATGGGAGTTCCCAATCTGGTACGTCTTGAAGCAAGAAATGCCAATGTGGAAGGCTGCGCGCCTATCACAATAAGAGACTTGATCAAATCATCTCTTAGAATGCGCCCGGACTGGGTTATTGTTGGGGAAGTCAGAGGCGGAGAATGCGTTGATATGTTGCAGGCTATGAATACCGGCCATATGTCAATGAGTACGGGACATGCCAACAGCGCTTACGATATGCTGTATAGACTTGAGACCATGAGCCTGATGGGGATGGGGGAACTACCGCTAACTGCTGTCAGAGGACAGATCGCTGCCGGAATTGATATCATCGTTCACCTTGGCAGACTTCGCGACAGGTCAAGAAAAGTTCTTGAAATCAGTGAGGTGGAAAAAGAGCTTGATGGGGCCGGTAGGATCAGATTAAATCCACTGTTTAGATTTGTGGAGAGCAATAATAATTCGAATGAGAAGGTTAAGGGAGAGTGGAGGAAACTAGGTGAAATTAAAAATACTGAAAAGCTTGTGGCAGCAGGCTTTGAACTTCCGTCCTCATAG
- a CDS encoding flagellar export chaperone FliS, translating to MTQEKKQEYTLKITQANKTQMITILYEMVIDYISDAEEAMDLGKRDLTERNLQYAQSVIDELIRSVNRRIELGRMLHKLYIFFKTELTAAGVHNSRGRLDKVKQNFKLLHAAYKEIEALDVSEPTMGNTQTVYAGLTYGKYSLNEDVTASSMNRGYRA from the coding sequence ATGACTCAGGAAAAAAAGCAGGAATATACACTTAAGATCACTCAGGCTAACAAGACGCAGATGATCACAATATTGTATGAGATGGTGATTGACTATATAAGCGACGCTGAGGAAGCAATGGACCTAGGAAAAAGAGATTTGACAGAACGAAACCTTCAGTATGCCCAGAGCGTGATCGATGAGCTTATCAGGTCAGTGAATCGCAGAATTGAGCTTGGCAGAATGCTTCATAAACTCTATATCTTTTTTAAGACAGAGCTGACAGCGGCAGGTGTTCATAACAGCAGAGGAAGACTTGATAAAGTAAAGCAGAATTTTAAACTGCTTCATGCAGCATACAAAGAGATTGAGGCTCTTGATGTCAGCGAGCCGACAATGGGAAATACACAGACAGTTTATGCTGGTCTTACCTATGGCAAATATAGCTTAAATGAAGACGTTACTGCTTCTTCAATGAACCGAGGCTACAGAGCTTAA
- a CDS encoding prepilin peptidase: MLLFLSGAVITDLYKDKIYNVWVVPGLLTGLIAALIQGGGRFAEALMATLTAFLVLMPIYWLKGIAAGDVKLLLSTASFLSFQELYSCILFSFLIAGAISLVIIIFKREKKTLHFAVPVFASTILVLGGIV, encoded by the coding sequence TTGCTTTTGTTTTTGTCAGGAGCAGTCATTACTGATCTGTACAAAGACAAGATTTATAATGTTTGGGTAGTGCCTGGTCTTCTTACAGGCCTGATCGCTGCTTTGATACAAGGCGGCGGGAGATTCGCGGAAGCACTTATGGCGACTTTAACAGCATTTTTGGTATTGATGCCAATTTACTGGTTAAAAGGCATTGCTGCCGGCGACGTAAAATTATTACTATCTACAGCATCTTTTTTGTCATTTCAGGAATTATATTCCTGTATCTTATTTTCTTTCCTGATTGCAGGAGCAATTTCATTGGTGATCATCATATTTAAGAGGGAAAAGAAAACCTTGCACTTTGCGGTTCCCGTCTTTGCCAGCACTATTCTTGTCCTGGGAGGAATTGTATGA
- a CDS encoding DUF6240 domain-containing protein encodes MNINFQAITGHGKDESLYILGMEPKETFASKAGGSRSVITEPVSIQLDSSIFSNNAYACQAKNAENISEMAENTDVLTQHNYMALLSNTMSEEDYAKASRDGFDIKNMDSTETVTILDKIKSVLLESGREIVGFNDNMSLDKLARITGSMSFAQELQKSFHENDIPVTYENIKAASVAYSEVSDIQGLDDAAVKYLVHNNMRSSIENIYLASHSTNGQNAAARGFYAQDAGGYYAQKAENYDWEQLDGQIDKIIEEAGLDKDSELVREEAKWTIRQGIPLTPETLNCAHKVKEISFPISEETAAKAIASAIADGHKATSADIADPRSLYSKAIDLKNETKNITDDGIRTGIQSGKEINLFNLINESGKCGADPAYAEGCNVGTEDPRFIQARMQLEEVRLRMTVEANRQLLSSGFSIDTAPMEQLIEKLHNLLGDLACETAGVAIDKITNVTPQNKSYLLSATISSVRIISNGPADISGAMLGEMDTATLWGISDASRKLQMRYQEAQKGYEPMMTAPRADLGDSIKKAFRNVDEILKDMDQEISEENRRAVRILGYNTMEMTKENFEKVRSWDQMLKSTLERLKPGAVLDIIREGRNPLGMTIEELSEHLDKNFEGDSSDRGGSKSDEKYAKFLYKLEHQNDITEAEKESFIGIYRLFHTIKTGDYQAIGSVLKTGGRMTLGNLLTATRTQKSSKRGLDYVVDDDFGGISASDGTGQLKIDEQISSAFRFYRSQADIVYENLEPEKLQKAKPDENTLLPKLAKDLQEAGVSEELEKEYAGEVVRQIRETTQVKDADNSFEELKNLQIEANFSNLEAMISNRRDRKNGTIWQKSEELLKEMATKEQNLLVDALGGQNYEDVYKNALLNISDGLEELLMDEDDNYIDVRAINLMQRRLTVMSAGSERGTFDVPVEIEGQKISMHITLKNDESMDSRMEASIQTYSYGLITATLYEKNGIVSGMITTTYGQSTEEVEYLESVRSKMCVKLAEKLRDSGVSQEKIAILYHAQTQPISVGTANANATDGNQKNITDTSTLLSMAKAFIEAL; translated from the coding sequence ATGAATATAAACTTTCAGGCAATTACCGGCCACGGCAAGGACGAGAGTTTGTATATCCTTGGGATGGAACCAAAGGAGACTTTCGCTTCCAAAGCCGGCGGATCAAGATCTGTAATTACTGAACCTGTAAGTATACAGCTTGATTCAAGCATTTTCAGTAATAATGCTTATGCCTGTCAGGCCAAAAACGCTGAGAATATCAGTGAAATGGCTGAAAACACGGACGTTTTGACACAGCATAACTATATGGCTCTTTTATCAAATACCATGTCTGAGGAGGATTATGCAAAAGCTTCTCGGGATGGATTTGATATTAAAAATATGGACAGTACTGAAACTGTGACCATTCTTGATAAGATCAAGAGTGTTCTTTTGGAGTCCGGCAGAGAAATTGTAGGCTTTAACGACAATATGAGCCTCGATAAACTGGCAAGGATCACAGGCAGCATGTCTTTTGCACAGGAACTTCAAAAGAGCTTTCATGAAAATGACATCCCGGTTACATACGAAAATATAAAAGCAGCAAGCGTAGCTTACTCAGAAGTCTCTGATATACAGGGACTTGATGACGCTGCAGTTAAATATCTGGTACACAATAACATGAGAAGCAGCATTGAGAATATCTATCTTGCTTCTCACAGTACCAATGGCCAGAATGCGGCCGCAAGAGGATTCTATGCGCAGGATGCAGGTGGTTATTATGCTCAGAAAGCAGAAAACTACGATTGGGAACAGCTCGATGGGCAGATAGATAAGATAATTGAAGAGGCGGGACTTGATAAAGATAGCGAGCTGGTCAGAGAGGAAGCAAAGTGGACAATAAGACAGGGGATACCGCTTACACCTGAAACGCTTAATTGTGCACATAAGGTAAAAGAAATCTCTTTTCCTATTTCAGAAGAAACTGCCGCGAAGGCAATTGCCTCGGCGATTGCTGACGGACACAAGGCTACATCAGCAGATATTGCAGATCCAAGAAGCCTTTATTCCAAAGCAATTGATCTTAAAAATGAAACAAAAAATATAACTGATGATGGAATCAGAACAGGAATACAATCGGGAAAAGAGATAAATCTCTTTAATCTGATAAACGAGTCAGGAAAATGCGGTGCAGATCCTGCATATGCAGAGGGCTGTAACGTAGGTACCGAAGATCCGCGCTTTATCCAGGCCAGAATGCAGCTTGAAGAAGTTAGACTGCGGATGACTGTTGAAGCTAACAGACAGCTTCTTTCAAGTGGATTTTCCATAGATACAGCGCCGATGGAGCAGCTTATTGAAAAGCTTCATAATCTCCTTGGTGATCTTGCCTGCGAAACAGCAGGAGTTGCAATAGACAAGATCACTAATGTTACACCGCAGAATAAGAGCTATCTCCTGAGCGCGACAATCAGTAGTGTAAGAATTATTAGTAATGGTCCTGCCGACATTTCAGGCGCAATGCTTGGAGAGATGGATACAGCAACACTCTGGGGGATCAGCGATGCTTCCAGGAAGTTGCAGATGCGCTATCAGGAAGCTCAAAAAGGCTATGAGCCTATGATGACTGCACCCAGAGCAGACCTTGGAGATAGCATTAAAAAGGCATTTAGAAATGTGGATGAAATCCTCAAAGATATGGATCAGGAAATCAGCGAGGAGAACAGAAGGGCTGTCAGGATCCTAGGATACAACACCATGGAAATGACCAAAGAGAATTTTGAGAAGGTAAGATCCTGGGATCAGATGCTAAAGTCCACATTAGAAAGGCTTAAGCCGGGTGCTGTGCTTGATATTATCAGAGAGGGAAGAAATCCTCTTGGCATGACGATTGAGGAACTATCGGAGCACCTTGATAAAAATTTTGAGGGCGATTCTTCTGACAGGGGCGGCTCTAAGTCTGATGAGAAATATGCCAAGTTCCTATATAAGCTTGAGCACCAAAATGATATTACAGAAGCAGAGAAAGAATCCTTTATAGGAATTTACAGACTGTTCCATACGATCAAAACAGGAGACTACCAGGCGATAGGTTCTGTGCTTAAGACCGGCGGCAGAATGACACTGGGAAATCTTTTAACAGCTACTAGAACTCAGAAGTCATCAAAGCGAGGACTTGATTATGTAGTTGATGATGATTTTGGAGGCATTAGTGCATCAGATGGAACAGGGCAATTAAAAATTGATGAACAAATCAGTTCGGCCTTTAGGTTTTATCGTTCACAGGCCGATATAGTATATGAGAATCTTGAGCCCGAGAAACTTCAAAAGGCTAAGCCTGATGAGAATACTCTTTTACCAAAACTTGCGAAGGACCTGCAAGAGGCTGGGGTATCAGAGGAACTCGAAAAGGAATATGCTGGCGAAGTTGTCAGGCAGATAAGGGAGACCACGCAGGTCAAGGATGCGGATAATTCGTTTGAAGAGCTTAAGAATCTTCAGATCGAAGCAAATTTCAGTAACCTGGAAGCAATGATCTCCAATAGAAGAGACCGCAAGAACGGAACAATATGGCAGAAATCGGAAGAGCTGTTAAAAGAGATGGCCACCAAAGAGCAGAATTTGCTGGTGGACGCTCTTGGTGGGCAGAATTATGAAGACGTTTATAAGAATGCTCTTTTGAACATTTCTGATGGCTTGGAAGAACTGCTTATGGATGAGGATGACAATTATATTGACGTAAGGGCAATAAACCTCATGCAGAGACGACTTACCGTTATGAGCGCAGGCTCCGAAAGGGGCACCTTCGATGTACCTGTCGAGATTGAAGGGCAAAAGATTTCCATGCATATTACCCTAAAGAATGACGAAAGCATGGATTCACGGATGGAAGCCAGTATTCAGACTTATTCCTATGGCCTGATCACAGCCACTTTATATGAAAAGAATGGTATAGTCAGTGGAATGATCACCACGACTTATGGTCAGAGCACGGAAGAAGTAGAATATCTGGAAAGCGTTAGATCTAAAATGTGCGTTAAATTGGCTGAGAAACTAAGGGATTCTGGCGTAAGTCAGGAAAAAATAGCAATCCTTTACCATGCGCAGACACAGCCTATCTCAGTAGGAACAGCTAATGCAAATGCCACGGATGGCAATCAAAAGAATATTACAGACACTAGTACTTTACTGTCTATGGCAAAAGCATTTATAGAGGCTCTCTAA
- a CDS encoding type II secretion system F family protein translates to MIVIVYLIIPAVVLALGIMSQKTKIPWEINETGISKVFYRISLYVYGILKNRKKIYSARKVRTQLTTLNKEQAADKLEADYYAQKISVVLILSLCGSLLAILLHFQTVFGGVIHDGNLIDRKAPGEGALATTLIANDENGDVLGEFNVTIDEKLYTKEEAQNLFEEASAKLETTILGQNESLEKVTENLNLIRKVEGYPFDISWKIDDQDVCKYDGEIDWDYVPEKGKVITLTATYKYNGNTWEQVLYANVVHRKLTAVEIVQKEIKTLIERSNNKSRYDDQMALPLEYDNSRITWKEKEEDNSITLLFILLIAGAASFVLKDKELAKQIEKRNEGLLKDYPGLVSQMVLYLGAGMTMRNIIGKLSENYVAKLKAGQEKSFAYEELLRTTRELAAGKSESDAYEEFGYRCGGQQYTRLSTLLSQNLRKGNSELLRLLNEEARKSQEDRLDRARKAGEEAGTKLLLPMMLMLMIVMIIIMIPAYMTF, encoded by the coding sequence ATGATAGTAATAGTTTATTTGATAATTCCTGCGGTTGTACTGGCCCTTGGAATAATGTCCCAAAAGACAAAGATTCCATGGGAAATAAACGAAACAGGTATTTCCAAGGTCTTTTACAGGATATCACTTTATGTTTACGGAATACTTAAGAACAGGAAAAAAATTTACAGTGCCCGGAAAGTCAGGACGCAGTTAACAACACTTAATAAAGAACAGGCGGCAGATAAACTTGAAGCTGATTACTATGCGCAAAAGATCAGTGTAGTTCTGATATTGTCTCTTTGCGGAAGCTTACTTGCAATACTGCTGCACTTTCAAACAGTCTTTGGAGGAGTGATACACGACGGGAATCTGATAGATAGAAAGGCTCCTGGAGAAGGCGCACTTGCAACAACTCTGATTGCCAATGACGAAAATGGTGACGTGCTTGGCGAGTTTAATGTGACAATAGATGAAAAGCTATACACCAAAGAGGAAGCGCAGAACTTGTTTGAAGAAGCCAGCGCAAAGCTGGAGACCACTATACTTGGACAGAATGAGTCTTTGGAGAAAGTTACTGAGAATCTTAACCTTATCAGGAAAGTTGAAGGGTATCCATTTGATATTTCATGGAAAATAGATGACCAGGATGTTTGCAAGTACGATGGAGAAATCGATTGGGACTACGTGCCGGAAAAAGGCAAAGTCATAACACTGACTGCAACCTATAAATACAACGGTAATACCTGGGAACAGGTGCTATATGCCAATGTCGTTCATAGGAAGCTTACGGCAGTAGAGATTGTTCAGAAAGAGATAAAAACACTGATTGAAAGAAGCAACAATAAGTCTCGTTATGATGATCAGATGGCGCTGCCACTTGAGTACGATAATAGCAGGATTACATGGAAGGAAAAAGAAGAAGATAACAGCATCACACTTCTTTTTATACTCCTGATAGCAGGCGCTGCCAGTTTTGTGCTCAAAGACAAAGAGCTTGCCAAGCAAATTGAGAAAAGAAACGAGGGGCTTTTAAAGGATTATCCTGGACTTGTCTCTCAAATGGTTCTATATCTTGGTGCGGGAATGACTATGAGAAATATTATCGGTAAGCTCTCTGAGAATTATGTTGCCAAACTAAAAGCTGGGCAGGAAAAGAGCTTTGCTTATGAAGAGCTTCTTAGAACCACAAGAGAACTAGCTGCAGGCAAATCAGAAAGTGATGCCTATGAGGAATTTGGCTATAGATGCGGAGGACAGCAGTATACAAGACTAAGTACGCTGCTATCTCAGAATCTTAGGAAAGGAAACAGTGAACTGCTGCGCCTGTTAAACGAAGAGGCAAGGAAGTCACAGGAAGATAGGCTGGACAGGGCAAGAAAAGCCGGAGAAGAAGCGGGAACTAAGCTTCTTTTGCCAATGATGTTAATGCTGATGATCGTAATGATAATAATCATGATCCCGGCATATATGACATTCTAA
- a CDS encoding flagellin N-terminal helical domain-containing protein, whose amino-acid sequence MKINYNVSAMIANNALQRNDTLLSESLERLSSGLKIANAKDNPSGLAMSRRMNSQIEGLGVAGDTSNDGISIVQVADGSLSEIQEILQRMNQLAVQASNGTLTNSDREAIQEEASLLKEEIERMAQTTQFNGQSILDGTFDLKGYATIGDTFAGSQTDASVKVVNYSDVVEAGVYKITGIDVSYLHLTGTTGVDKQGIFFENDSDKAIKIERVNDDGTTTSYMNNGMIASVNEDVLTLRDSTGKKIDIQIDRSLSDTLFVDLTASGAMTMQVGANEGQTLDIRIPKVNLTTLGIYNLDMANPEGALEAIEEVKGALANISSIRSRLGSYQNRLEHTSSSLDITVENMTAAYSRIMDVDMAEEMTVYSTQQVLSQAGISMMAQANERPSQVLQLLQ is encoded by the coding sequence ATGAAAATCAATTATAATGTGTCAGCGATGATCGCTAATAATGCGCTTCAGCGTAATGATACTCTTTTATCTGAATCACTGGAGAGATTATCCAGCGGTTTGAAAATCGCCAACGCCAAGGATAATCCTTCAGGTCTTGCGATGTCCAGAAGAATGAATTCACAGATTGAAGGACTCGGTGTTGCCGGTGATACCTCCAATGATGGTATTTCAATTGTTCAGGTTGCAGATGGATCTCTTTCCGAGATTCAGGAAATTCTCCAGAGAATGAATCAACTTGCGGTTCAGGCAAGTAATGGAACTCTTACAAATTCTGATAGGGAAGCAATCCAGGAGGAAGCATCTCTTTTAAAAGAAGAAATTGAAAGGATGGCTCAAACAACTCAGTTCAATGGTCAGAGTATCCTTGATGGAACCTTCGATTTAAAGGGGTATGCAACTATTGGTGATACCTTTGCAGGATCTCAGACTGATGCATCAGTCAAGGTTGTTAATTATTCGGATGTTGTAGAAGCCGGAGTTTACAAAATTACAGGAATAGACGTTTCCTACCTGCATCTTACAGGAACAACAGGTGTAGATAAACAGGGAATATTCTTTGAAAATGATAGTGACAAGGCTATTAAGATCGAGAGAGTTAATGACGATGGCACCACAACCTCATATATGAATAATGGTATGATCGCATCCGTCAATGAGGATGTATTGACTCTTCGTGACAGTACAGGAAAGAAAATTGATATCCAGATTGACAGATCGTTAAGCGATACATTATTTGTTGATCTTACCGCAAGCGGTGCAATGACAATGCAGGTTGGAGCAAACGAGGGACAGACACTCGATATCAGAATTCCTAAGGTTAATCTCACAACACTTGGCATTTATAATCTTGATATGGCGAACCCTGAAGGTGCTCTTGAAGCAATTGAGGAAGTAAAAGGGGCCCTTGCCAATATCAGCTCAATCCGAAGCAGACTGGGCTCTTATCAGAACAGACTTGAGCATACCTCCAGCAGTCTGGATATTACAGTTGAAAACATGACAGCTGCTTATTCCAGAATTATGGATGTCGATATGGCTGAGGAAATGACTGTTTATTCAACGCAGCAGGTTCTTTCCCAGGCTGGTATTTCAATGATGGCACAGGCCAATGAAAGACCTTCTCAGGTTTTACAGCTGCTTCAGTAA
- a CDS encoding type II secretion system F family protein, with protein MKLKILKSLWQQALNFRPHRGDIIYLLQGLLIAIMFGRLFFDSWIAVGIISPIAIPWTLMQRKNQKNKKCRLIGIQFKDAIFSVLTSLKAGFSIENAFMEARRDMDLLYGKNSDISFYLSRISKGLRNNVPLEKLIFGMGKETTNTDIQDFALVFSVAKRNGGNMTEIIDRTISVISGKLEVEKEIEVLISAKRLEARIMNMVPFFIIFYISITSPGFFDALYHNVLGICLMAVCMVIYCISYYLSEKIVNISI; from the coding sequence GTGAAATTAAAAATACTGAAAAGCTTGTGGCAGCAGGCTTTGAACTTCCGTCCTCATAGGGGGGATATTATCTATCTGTTGCAGGGACTGCTAATTGCTATCATGTTTGGCCGATTGTTTTTTGACTCATGGATTGCTGTGGGGATTATTTCTCCGATAGCTATTCCATGGACTCTTATGCAGAGGAAAAATCAGAAAAATAAAAAGTGCAGACTGATTGGAATACAGTTTAAAGATGCGATTTTCTCAGTGCTTACCAGCTTAAAAGCAGGTTTTTCAATTGAGAATGCATTTATGGAAGCAAGGAGAGACATGGATCTGTTGTATGGAAAAAATAGCGATATATCTTTTTATCTGTCAAGGATCAGTAAGGGGCTTAGAAACAATGTTCCTTTAGAAAAACTGATCTTTGGTATGGGAAAAGAAACAACTAATACTGATATACAGGATTTTGCTCTTGTGTTTTCAGTTGCTAAGAGAAATGGCGGAAATATGACGGAAATCATTGATAGAACTATCAGTGTGATTTCGGGAAAGCTGGAAGTGGAAAAAGAGATTGAGGTCCTGATAAGTGCTAAAAGGCTGGAAGCCAGAATAATGAACATGGTGCCTTTTTTTATTATTTTCTATATCAGTATTACAAGTCCCGGATTCTTTGATGCGCTTTACCACAATGTTTTGGGAATATGTCTAATGGCAGTTTGTATGGTTATCTACTGCATCTCGTATTATCTTTCTGAGAAAATCGTAAATATTTCCATTTAA
- a CDS encoding P-loop NTPase family protein produces MNRLKLVICDEDEIYCRRLDEFLRSNLGLGFDIFSFTDCDLMEKFINKTKASLLMIAESALEGIDERRLYGHVRNMIVLDEGFGGSSIVMDQGGNDINKKFVSKYQPASMISKEIVSFCADDAEEFSGLGIEASPGKGKVLSLYSPLSKCGQTTLAVNISEKLAQGAKVIFLSFESFSTLPQILGVTSDEDITDLMYYADLEPEKFGLHLQKIKKTKNGVDYVMPARTAMQIKEIDCFKVKQLYNLLANECGYDYIVVDLTEHPGDFFDIAALSNRLITITRQYSADQYKIKLFEDLLLQGEMEELREKLVKCRVPDIRDRSEYNDFIEGLLISEGITDGSEA; encoded by the coding sequence ATGAACAGATTGAAACTTGTGATTTGCGATGAAGACGAAATTTATTGCAGGAGGTTGGATGAGTTTTTAAGGAGTAACCTGGGACTTGGTTTTGATATCTTTTCTTTTACTGATTGCGACTTGATGGAAAAGTTCATAAATAAGACAAAGGCATCTCTTTTGATGATTGCAGAGAGTGCTCTTGAAGGTATTGATGAACGCAGATTATATGGTCATGTGCGGAATATGATAGTTCTTGACGAAGGCTTTGGCGGAAGCAGCATAGTAATGGATCAGGGTGGAAATGATATAAATAAAAAGTTTGTCAGTAAGTATCAGCCTGCATCGATGATCTCCAAGGAAATCGTGAGCTTTTGCGCTGATGATGCTGAAGAGTTTTCCGGCCTTGGAATAGAGGCATCTCCGGGAAAAGGCAAAGTTCTAAGTCTTTATTCACCTTTGTCGAAGTGCGGTCAGACAACGCTTGCAGTCAATATCTCTGAGAAACTGGCACAGGGCGCAAAAGTTATTTTTCTGAGCTTTGAGAGTTTTTCCACATTGCCACAGATTCTGGGGGTTACAAGTGATGAAGATATTACAGATCTCATGTACTATGCGGATCTGGAACCGGAGAAATTTGGCCTTCATCTTCAGAAAATTAAAAAGACAAAAAACGGAGTTGATTATGTCATGCCTGCCAGAACTGCGATGCAGATCAAAGAAATCGATTGTTTCAAGGTTAAGCAGCTCTACAACCTTTTGGCAAACGAATGTGGTTATGACTATATAGTAGTAGACCTCACAGAGCATCCCGGTGACTTTTTTGATATAGCAGCTCTTAGTAACAGGCTTATAACTATTACCAGACAATACAGTGCGGATCAGTATAAAATAAAGCTTTTTGAAGATCTTCTTCTTCAAGGCGAAATGGAAGAGCTCAGGGAAAAACTTGTTAAGTGCAGGGTGCCGGATATCAGAGATAGAAGCGAATATAACGACTTTATAGAAGGGCTTCTTATAAGTGAGGGAATAACAGATGGATCAGAAGCTTGA